The sequence ATTTCGTTgccctgtacctgtgtaatgacaataaaatttaatctaatctaatctaatctaatctaatctaatctaatacgCTTTAAAAAAGAccatcatgataaaataaggttatacacaccaagcctccatcatCTTGAtggtgttttgatggtcctttttaaGCCAAAAGATAATTTGCTCTCGGGCAGtttaacaaatataaaagaccaaccattattaattaattaaacccATCTACAggaactttaagagcctcatatcagaacatttactcacatcaatcaactctgccGTCTGAGCAATGGGCAGCTTTAGCGTCCGCTTTGGTGAACACCaatgttcatactgtattcccagcgacattcccgtcttttccctcttggaatcatatttctttgcacttttttcactgaatcttggacctttctttgtttcactgggagatgctaatagccattagccgcATGCGCAGGACGTACTTCTgctaaaatcataaataaacacgaaCGGGCTTTATTTAGTAACAAactaagcaaaaacaaagcataaaacaccaaaataacaactaatacggcagcaggacatgataatctttcataaaaactttgtatgcaaccagagtgagctactgacatagcaataaaaaaagtcaaataatgtggctgtacacctttaaagcagcagcatgtaagttttgacccaagtgttGGTGTGTACTGATGCTCAGTGCTTgttgcccttctcaaaaactcacctaTATAACTTGAGAGGTGCGGATctgtcatgtgacctagagatCATGTGACCTAGATTGCCGTTTTATGCTTGTCCGAGCTCCCCTTAAACACAAGCGCTAACCTTACATACTTCTACTTTTCTTGTGTTAGAGTCAAAATTAGTCATGGCCGTGGTTATTATAACTAAATACAGTAAATGTAGAACATAAACCTGCATGTCAGCTCTTCTCCTCTGTTGAAGgtcctgcagcctttcatattcagatgattGAACCTGTTGTCTGCCCCGTCCTTCTCTTCCATGGCTCTTGGAGCtccttccccctcttcctcctcctggctatgcctcctcctctccctctctgtaTCAATAGTAGACTCTCAGTATAATCTACAGGGGTGAACATggtcttgtctttacaagtaacttgATGATTTCTTAATCTGCTgatccaaagtggtctgctataaGGTTCCAGAAGTGGAGGGCGACTCTTTAATTTTGTGCAgcgttgccagtggccttcagcggtgctaaacctggaagttacaggtctagtgtCCCCTAGTAGCTAAAGGTTACACGGCGATGCTTCAAGCTACTCAGTATGTACTGTTTATGAAAAATAAGCATATACATTATCAGCTGTAATGTAAGAAAAGGGCATTACAGAGTCTGTGTCTCCTCCAAAGCCCCTAGGAACCTTGTTGGAGCCCATGTAATTACAAACtctttgaaatctttaaaaaagattttaaacaaaatatctgATATTTGTTATAAAACACATCATGAGTCAAAACTAAGTCTTTTATCGGGATAATCATTCTAAACATATGGCCTACAGAAATGGGGTTCACCAGTCATAAAATCAACCATCCTCTGTCCTAAATCCAGGACTCAAGGCCCTCTGCAGAGAGCTTACAAAGAAATTTAGTCAAAGATCCATTTTAGTTTAAGCACCAATGTTGAAAATAATTGTGCCATCTgtaattttgaagaaaaaagaagtaaTTGTGTGTAATGAAAGGCTTATTATGAGGCTTTTTACACTCGGCTGCTACATGAATATTCTGCTTTTATCGGCCGTGATCCTGTAGGTTTGTGCCATCGTCTCTCATCGCTCCGCCAACCTGGTAGCTGCTGCCCTGGCAGGCATCCTGATGAGGCTGAAAGAGAACAAAGGAGTGACCCGACTCAGAACCACCGTGGGCATCGATGGCTCTCTGTACAAGATGCACCCACAGTGAGTGTGTCGGTTTAAAAATCCCCCATCTCTACAGCATGTTCACCTGTGGATTAAAACACAGGCTGTTCAGAAACTGGCtaatgtcctttttttctgtttcaagatACGCCCGGCGCCTCCATAAGACCGTCCGGCGATTGGTCCCCGACTGCGACGTCCGGTTCCTGCTGTCGGAGAGCGGCAGCGGGAAAGGTGCCGCCATGGTGACAGCCGTGGCCTACAGACTCGCCGATCAAACCCGACAAATCGCCAAGACCCTGGCCGAGTTCCGCCTGACGACTGAGCAGCTGCTGGAGGTGAGGAAAGACCCCCCCGCCTTAACTTGCCTAGTCCACCAACATGGTGGATTTTAGACAGCTGACCTTTTGTGTTGTTGCAGGTGAAAAAGAGAATGAGGATAGAGATCCAAAACGGCCTTTCAAAGAGCACCCAGGAGGCTGCCACCGTCAAAATGCTGCCGACGTTTGTCCGCCGCACACCTGACGGCTCAGGTAAACCTCACTCACAGCGTCGCCATCTATGAACTGCTCAGGGtagagtagggctgggcgataattcaataactataCAGAACTTAggataaataaacattataaaGTCTGAGAtataatgtttataatgtttatttatcctaagttctgtattttttttttatgttttatttatttgttttttcattattttttttaagcggGATCCTTTTTACATTTGAGTACTTGATttcaaatgtatatatttcttAAGCTAAGTTGTACATAGGTGGAATTTGCAGGTTCCGCCTACGTCTGTGTGTATGTGGGGCTGGGGGGTTATGtgttaatgttctattttgaatTGTTATGCAAtgcaaaaaaatcaataaatatattggaaaaaaaaaaaaaatatatatatatatatatatatatatatatatatatatatatatatatatatatatatatatatatatatatatatcgatcgatagatctatatcgatgatagaaaaaagggtcaataaaaagttcaatagaataaaagttttcctacCTTCctttttagccatgtaggttaatattacagtcattacatccttccaaccaatcacaaacgcagacccagggaccaagccccgcccccttcaaagagttcagagggcacgtgttcttttatcttttttaaaaacttgcagttttggtaaaaagttggttaaataaagagttgagtttgaattcagtgtttgtgtgttctttatctttgaataggttgctaagcaacagcataaaaggccagggctgcacttaaagtataggttttgaatttgttgataatcatCGATATTGagcaatatgatttctattttatcgatatactttttttctatatcgtccagccctaagttAGAGATTTTCTCTGTGACGGTGATTTGTTAAAGATTGATTCTTTTGTATTTATGATCCTCCAAACCATCTGCtacacttttttattattaaaatacaaaaaactttTCACTTCTAATTACACATGTAAATCATTAACCATACAGGGTACCGCCTCTGTGATCgagttgtaatttcagcttcttAATGCGGAaatgttttatgcttttattattattactgtttttGGTGTCCCCTTATTCATTCTAACATTACTACCTGCGTGCAGAAAATGGGGATTTCCTGGCTTTGGACTTGGGAGGAACCAACTTTCGAGTTCTGATGGTCAAGATTCGTTCTGGGAAGAAGAGATCGGTGGAGATGCACAACAAGATCTACGCTATTCCTCTGGAGGTGATGCAGGGCACAGGAGAGGAGGTGAGGTCCATGGGAGATCAAAGTATGGGTGAAAAGCTTGAACTCATGTTTACCAGATTATATGGTGGGGATTAAGATACTTTGCCAGGTACGTGGAGCAGGATGCTTGTTGGTTTCGAGATAAAGATCAAGGCTGGAAGGAAAATCTGCACACAGAGAGGGTGATTGGTTCAGATTAGGATCAAATTAACGGTCTTTAAAGCTTAGATTTGAACTTAACCGATTTGCACTGGCTAAAGCTAATCTGCTACATCCTTTAGATCTTCCTCACCCTTAGGATGAAGGCTGTGAATCTCGGAATGGATGGAGTGTTTTGCAATCTTTCCACCCTGTGTTTAGATCCATTAAGGACTTTTTTAAGGCTTTATAGTAGTTCTATCCCCATCGCTCACATTCACGGACTTTAGTTGTTGCAGGAAGCTTTGTCGAGTCTTTTGTTGACATTCATTGAGTCCAATTTAGGTACGTTTGAAACAAAATTTGTGAACAAGTTATAGACCATATTAATTACATCGCTGTGAAAAAGTTTTCGCCCCGTTCACAGATTTCTGCCGGTTTTtgcgtgcttttttttttgttcacatttaatgttttagatcaaactTTAATATCAATCATATATATAATtggagtaaatacaaaatgtagttttcaaaTAGCGATTTAATGAATTAAGggagaaatatatttaaatcaaatggGCTTTTTGCGATAATTTAGCGCCGTGTATCCTTTTTACTAACCACACCCAGGGCTGATTACCGACCTGCTGATCTGAGAAATCACTTGAGTAAAACCTATCTGACTGCATGAAGTAAagggaaaaatctaaaaaaagcaacaaatcatAGTCAGATCTAGAGAAATTTAACAACAGATGAGAGACGAGGTCTGTCCAGAAAGGGCTGGTCCGACAGTCCTGGAGCTTTGGGAAAACCACTGCTAATTAAAAAGAGCCCAAAGTGGGCCTCCCTTTACATTTGGCGTTAAgctaacacagcatttcagaaacacggtggtggtagtTTAATGTTCTGAgaggctgctttgctgcttcaggacccgAACAACTTGCCATAAACCGATGGATTCATGAATTCTCCTCTCCATTAGTTTATGAGCCTCTGGCCACAACACAAGGGTGGAACAACCAGTTATCGGGTTCAGGAGACACTTTTCACAAAGATCCAGGTCCAGATAGTTTACCTAAATAAATATGATAGTCTTTTAAAAACTTTGCTGAAGTAATCCGTCCGATATTAAGATGTGTTTtatgttctgaaacatttaggaaaATCCGTATGGGAGCAAATGCCTTTTCATGGCATTGTGTATTCAGACCTGTTATTGTCAGTTTTATTGTGTAAGAAGCTGTGGCTTACGTTAAGATTTCAACCATTGAATTGAAAATCTGATGTGATATTATTGAGCAGTTGGAGGAAGTAAGAGCTGcgtattttaaataatgttctTCTGTTGCAGCTTTTTGATCACATAGTGCACTGCATCAGTGACTTCCTGGACTACATGGGGATGAAGAACGCACGTCTTCCTCTGGGCTTCACCTTCTCGTTCCCGTGCCGTCAGACGAGTCTGGATGCCGTGAGTCCGCCGCGGCCGCGCTCTTGAAAACGCTCTTCCAGACGCTTCAGAGTGGCGCGTGACGCTGTGCTATTGTGTGCAGGGCATCTTGGTGACTTGGACCAAGGGCTTCAAGGCGACAGACTGCGAGGGAGAAGATGTGGTGGGGCTGCTGAGGGAGGCCATCAAGAGAAGAGAGGTAAGATTTGAAGCTGAGCGTCGTTCGGTTTGAAGTGGTAGGTTGAAGGCTGCGTTTGAGCATCATGGCTGCTTCCTCAGGAGTTTGACCTGGATGTGGTGGCCATCGTCAACGACACGGTGGGAACCATGATGACCTGCGCCTACGAAGAGCCGACCTGTGAGGTTGGCCTCATTGCCGGTGAGAACAGTCGCTCTATGTGACAAAGATTCATTCTCCTGTGCTGCGGCGGCTTGAAGTGTGCCTCCGGCTGCAGGAACCGGCAGCAACGCCTGCTACATGGAGGAGATGCGCAACATCGAGATGGTCGAGGGCGACGAAGGACGCATGTGCGTCAACATGGAGTGGGGGGCTTTCGGAGACAACGGGTGCCTTGACGACTTCAGGACGGAGTATGACAACACCGTGGATGAACTCAGTCTTAACCCAGGGAAACAAAGGTGCTTTTATAGAAGAACAGAAATACTTCCATGATGTTTCCCAGATGTACTCTTTGatcagggtgcttgcgcaagtcttgaaagtcttaataagtatggaattttgaaacactgttttccagaccttgaaaagtcttgaattttttgttaaagtcttaataaagtatgggaaaaaaatgtgtggtagaattttacagtatgctcaaaggcattctGAAATGAGAAAtgggaaggtaggctataaaactataattttactaactggtcacgtactgtattagcctaatggaatcaaacacttgtttgatgtgaaattcatgtacttgtgattttcatgttttgaaatgttttcatcagtaaaagcataatttactgtgaataatgcatttgttcattgaatactagcctataaaaattaacatttctaataaacagtttgtacaatctcaaccaatgaagtaggcaataggcacacaagtatacaagtacataaagttaaggtcttgggggaaaaaaaatatcagttttaaaaaagtctggaattttaatttggaaaaagagcaagcaccctgtttGATGCTTTCAGTCCTGGAGCCTTTctagatgtttgtgtttcaaTGTTGTAGGTATGAGAAGATGTGCAGCGGCATGTACCTGGGTGAGATCGTGAGGAACATCCTTATAGACATGACCAAAAAAGGATTCCTGTTCAGAGGACAGATCTCTGAAACCCTGAAGACCAGAGGCATCTTTGAAACCAAGTTCCTCTCGCAGATAGAAAGGTAAAACACAGTCCTGGGCTTCTGTCTCCTCCAGAGGCAACCTCACCGTGCGAATGAAGCCAGCTAAAGTTTGAaagcaaaattaagaaatttgtttcttattttcacaatgtttttaatctgGAATCTCAACATTTATGGTTTAGGTTAGTTTGAATGAATTAATCCTAGCGTTTTGTGTCTCCAGTGACAGACTGGCTTTGCTGCAGGTCAGATCCATCCTGCAACACTTAGGACTGGACAGCACTTGTGATGACAGTATCATTGTCAAAGAGGTACGTTGAACCGAAAGCGTCAGCCTTATTATACGTATTCCAAACGACATATTATAAACTAGAAGCTAATCCAGTCATGAACTCGCTGGAGCGTGCGTGAATTCTGTGAAAGTAACGAAGAAGCTCATTTATATCCCTTATCGCCTGGAGAGAAACGTGCGTGACTGGGCACACGCTGGGGGAACAGCAGCAAACAGACCTGTTTGTTCTCCAAGTTTGATGAATGATATCCATGTTCTGGTGCTGCAGACTGTGGCAACTTTGACTGCGTCCAATTCGTTGGATGTTGCAATGATGATAAGGCTCTGTATCGGTAGGTCTGTGGAACAGTGTCGCGGCGTGCCGCTCAGCTGTGTGGGGCAGGGATGGCGGCTGTCGTCGATAAGATAAGAGAGAACCGCGGACTGGAGCATCTGAACATCACTGTGGGAGTTGACGGCACGCTGTACAAATTACATCCACAGTAAGTTTAATACAAGCAgctttttcatttagttttggCAGGTTAATCAAATACGAACATGTTACTTTTGGTGTGACAAAAAGGAAGTGTGGCTCCCATCTCGTTAATCTCAGTTTGGATTTTCCCGTAGAAACCTTTTTAATGGTGCTGTTCCAATATCTCACtattatgtttttaataaagagctttgaataaaaataaggtGTTGTAAAGGCAATGCCTTTATTTGGAGGGAATAACACTCTTTATAGTGGGTTTTTGAAGCTTTTCTGAATAATATGACTCATTAGTTCTTCCCACGCTTCTCGTCTCTCCACGTTAATTGCATATTTAGAGGTTTACCATACTAATTAGCAGGGCTTTTAGGGATGGAGGAGTAAAATCAATACTCTACATTGATTTACTCTAAGACAAGTGTGTCTCATTTAAGCATAGATCTGAGTATTGGGACAGAAAATGACTAACATTGAATATATTCTGAATTGCAGTCGTTAATTCAAACAGGGCTGCAAATATATTGTGAACAAGTTATCATCACTATATCACTGTGTACAATATCACAAAGAACAGTTTGGAGTGCCATAATTGTTTGTGAATATAATCTTAAGAGTTACTTAGTCCTTTCTAtgggaaagaaaagtaaaaacgtAATGGCAGAACTAGCTCCTCCTgtgagagaaacacagctacgCAGATAAGCTCCTagtcagttttcaagtctagagATTGAACATCTGAATACTAATATGGGTTATTGTAAATTTACTCTATATTTGATGACAGAAATGCATGATATCTGGAGAATCTGGGATACTATTGCTGAAAAttgcaaaaatacaaaatgtgtcCATTATTCTCTGTGATCTCTAGCATCTCGGCCCCTAAACATCTAGAGATTCAAAATTTCTTTGTTGTCACCACAACAACAGTTACTTTTTGGATACTCcggctaagagtacacataaaagacaacagGCAATCAAAAAAGGTTATaggtttttttcacattatagtgtgcaaaagataaaaaaaaataaaaaaatagagatATACATTGGATATACATCCAATGCATATCTCTGCATTTACAGTCCCTCCAACTGGCCAAATATATTAATGATATGCACAGTGTGAATATGGGACGATTAAAACATATCCTACCAAAGATTGCATCCAAGCAGGTCTTTGCAACTGATTTGCACAAGCTAATGACGATTTTGGGCTGAAATATTGGGCATTTCTAGTCATTGAGATCTTTATCAGGTTTGGGGGATTAATGGCAGTGAAAGTCCACCAAAAAGGCCGGCTCTATTATCAAGAGGCAGATTTTCATGCTGGCATCTGGGAATGTTAAGAGAGCAAACCTTGATATTTTGATGTTGCACTCAATCCAagttagttgttgtttttttattgcatatGATCTTGTAGTTGTTAAAGAGGAATCTTTAGAAGCCGCCTGTTTCACGAGTCAGCCGCTGCAGCACCAGCCCATAATAAGTGTGCATAAAGAAATAAGGCGGACATCAGGGATCAAGCACCAACCAGCAGCATTGCTGGTGATAATCGCCACATGGCCCGTTCCTTTACATCCCCTCACATACTCAACTCTGTTTCCACCTTCCTTAGCGGTGCCAAGAAGTTCCAGCAACAGCTTGACTTAAACCTGCCATTTCTGCCcctgagttttttgtttttttttaaatcaccttAGTACATTTTGTGCTgtgttaaaaacagaagaacagagGAACTTTTGCAAAAACGCACTGTACGTGAGCTAATAActactgcaggaatgtaaaatgTCATGCCTCTGCGCTCTGGAACATGCCGATCAAGTCAAGTCATGTTTTTAAAGGTCAGAGCTGAATATGAGACTTGTTGTCTGATCTGtaaatcaataaatacattttgcattttattgtaatattAATGACACAGTCAGGTAGAGTTGAGCAAAACATTTTGATCAAACATTCAAAGGAACCAGTTGAGGGAGTCAGAATCTGTCCCCCACTTGACCTCAGGCTGTTTCATTGTAAACCAACTTCATTTCCTTCTGTTCATCCAAGTTTGTGTCAAATCTCCTGTTTCTGCCTGCAGTTTCTCCCGGATCATGCACCAGACTGTCTGCGAACTGGCCCCTCAGTGCACCGTCAACTTCCTGTTGTCCGAGGACGGCAGCGGCAAGGGAGCCGCTCTCATCACGGCTGTGGGCTGCCGGATCAGGGAAGAGCTCAACAGTAAataagaaggagaaaaaaaatcgattTCACCCCATTCCTCCTGGACACGTCATCTTCTTTGCTCTGAAACGGACATTACATTCGACCCCCTCACACTCCAGCTGCTTCTTTATCCCTGCGTCTGCCTGAGACAGTTTAGCAGCAGAGGTTCTAGTTCAACCAGATCTAACAGCAGCCAGCCTCTTTAGGGATGCATTTTTTGTGATTTCAAAGCTCAACATTATCGTAAGGataaaatatttgctttgatacgtaaataaatatgataaaaatgtatttttattatattatttatttaattttacccaCTCCTGGTTTCACCTCTGTCTCCCCCTGGGGGATTGCTCCCGCTACTGCAAGTCTGTCAGTTTTCCTGTGTTGCAAAAGAAAAGTTTCTTTTGTGACACATCCAGGACATAAAAAACAGaccatttagaccaaagcatgtctgtctgctgccGTTCTAgtcttattatttttacaggATGACTTTAATACATATATGTGTGGAGAAGGAAGGGAATATTTGAGGTTTTTAAAGTCTCACCCAGTTATGATGCAGTGTATTCTGcatgattatttattatttttgtgtttagaAATATTGCTGTTGCAAACATAACTCGCACAGCGGGCTGCTGGCTAATATTCcctgactttatttttcttgagCCCCGTCAGAGGAGCCCGCACAAGTCTTAATTTTTACGTGTCTGCTGATTGCGCATGTCTGCTCTGCTCTCTGACTGCAATGCGTCAAGTTAGCTTTTACTCACTGTAAACCGCGTCATGCTGTTGGTACTAATCGCAGCAGCTAGAAGGAGGGCTGCTGGGTTTTAGGAGTCCTGGCCGTCCCCATCAGCAAGAACATGGTGCTAACTTGGTGAACAAAGATGGCCAACCTGTGTATAAATGTAAGAATGTTACAGGCGCTAACATTTTGAAAAGACTTATTACATTTtggaagaatatatatatatatatatatatatatatatatatatatatatataatactcaAATATTAAAACTACAGCTGCGCcataaaggtttttttcttcctcttattAAAATCTCAGGAAAGTTGTATGGCTGTTTGGCGTCTAGCAAATAGTTTCTTCACTAAAATCAAAAAGAAATGAgcatttgccattttttttaaacacagttcCCAGTATAGAGGCTGGTCCTTTCTAATTGAATCAAATATCTGACACTATTCGAGGAGTTATTCTGTTTTCTGTGCTCGTGTAGAGCAGATTTAACTGTGCAGCATGGATGAGATTTACTGTTGGATTATGAAACCAGTTCTCAGTCACTGTTCCTGTTTTCAGACCGCCAGGATAAAGAAGGCCAGCTTCTACTAGGTATCCAGATCTTTTTCTTACTTTGGTCCACAAAACACACTGTATATGTTGAACATTGTCTTAATCTGTCACTTAATAAATTGAACTGGTGTTCATCAGAAGCTGCAGTTTTCAGTGTACAAGAGACCTTTTAATATTTAGTTATCTGTATGCTTTTGTAAATGTGAAGCAGATATAATATTTGCCTAGTTATTTTTCAGTGTAGTTTCATTAAATTTGGTATTTTATAGGCATTTTAAATGATAGACCAACGCAAAGTAGTGCCtgactgtgaagtggaaggaaaaggataattgtttgcaaatttTAAACCTAAAAAGTATGGCATGCACATGTATTAAgcttctttcctttttgataacgTTGACAGCAATCGATTGTCTTCAGGCGTCACCTAATTACTAAATGGTCTGTGGGTGCAATTCAAGCTCAGTGTAATCTCACTCCTCACCTTCCAAGCTGCAAACAGCTTTGCCTCTCAgtatattatcattattattattattattattattatttgcaaaCAAGAAGCCCCAGTCCTAGCAGCCAGGCGTTGATTTTACATCATTTCTGTATCTAGGCCACAATAACAACATAATACTAGTGCAGGgctcaaataattttattaaacattctGCAACATCAAAACACAATCACAAATCACGCTTTGACATTTACTTTTCTTTACTATCTTAGACATTATTTGGCACAACaattcacttttttaaaagctgaCCATCATAAACTctatttttattgcaaaaaaagatTGAACCATTAATGCACATTATTAGACCTGCTTAATAAACAAACATCACTGAAAATAACTGATAAATGGTAATCAGACAGTTTTCGGGCATGTTGAGAATCTTTTTTTGTGCCATATCTTATAAACTTGGTGTTTTAGCTCTAAGAGTATTGGTTTGTTCTTCTCATGGGGATTTTCTGAAACCACAGCAGCTGATTTCTGCAGCCTATTATATAGTGCTGGGAAAAAATATTAccttttacagatttcttctgtttttggttatttaatCACACTTTAATTTTTCGTATCAAAAATTTTGAATAACACAAAGTTAATCAAACACAGCAGCCTCAAAGGAGACACTGTGTTCCTGTGTCCCGTTTTGCTCTGGCCCCAAAGCCGGATAAATGCAGAGGGTTTTGTCAGGAAGGGCATGTGGgttaaacattttgtcacatctaCCATGCGAGTCAAAATCGTGATCTCCATACCAGATTGGTCGAGACTCGAGTTAACGGCTGCTATTGGTGCTGAAGTTCGGCTATAAAGAGGAGGGATAGTGAGTACATCGGTAAAAAAAGATACTGACGCTGAATCTACTATGCAGGTGGCCTAGAGAAAGactaaaaaatagatttatggATAGTGAAGGAGGAGATGAAAGT comes from Fundulus heteroclitus isolate FHET01 chromosome 4, MU-UCD_Fhet_4.1, whole genome shotgun sequence and encodes:
- the LOC118556411 gene encoding hexokinase-1-like isoform X2, translated to MGNVSGKIDKYLYSMRFSDETLLDITKRFRRELASGLGSDTNATASLKMLPTFVRSIPDGTEKGDFIALDLGGSNFRILRVKVSHEKKQTVQMESEVYDTPEDIIHGSGTRLFDHVAECLGDFMEKHDIKDKRLPVGFTFSFPCQQSKLDEGYLITWTKRFKASGVEGMDVVQLLNKAIEKRGDYEADIMAVVNDTVGTMMTCGFDDQRCEVGIIIGTGTNACYMEELRHIDLVEGDEGRMCVNTEWGAFGDDGRLEDLRTEFDREIDRGSLNPGNQLFEKMVSGMYMGELVRLILVKMAREGLLFEGRITPELLTKGTFETKHVSAIEKSKEGLSKAKDILSRLGVEPSAEDCVAVQHVCAIVSHRSANLVAAALAGILMRLKENKGVTRLRTTVGIDGSLYKMHPQYARRLHKTVRRLVPDCDVRFLLSESGSGKGAAMVTAVAYRLADQTRQIAKTLAEFRLTTEQLLEVKKRMRIEIQNGLSKSTQEAATVKMLPTFVRRTPDGSENGDFLALDLGGTNFRVLMVKIRSGKKRSVEMHNKIYAIPLEVMQGTGEELFDHIVHCISDFLDYMGMKNARLPLGFTFSFPCRQTSLDAGILVTWTKGFKATDCEGEDVVGLLREAIKRREEFDLDVVAIVNDTVGTMMTCAYEEPTCEVGLIAGTGSNACYMEEMRNIEMVEGDEGRMCVNMEWGAFGDNGCLDDFRTEYDNTVDELSLNPGKQRYEKMCSGMYLGEIVRNILIDMTKKGFLFRGQISETLKTRGIFETKFLSQIESDRLALLQVRSILQHLGLDSTCDDSIIVKEVCGTVSRRAAQLCGAGMAAVVDKIRENRGLEHLNITVGVDGTLYKLHPHFSRIMHQTVCELAPQCTVNFLLSEDGSGKGAALITAVGCRIREELNSK
- the LOC118556411 gene encoding hexokinase-1-like isoform X1, with product MIAAQLLAYYFTELKDDQVKKIDKYLYSMRFSDETLLDITKRFRRELASGLGSDTNATASLKMLPTFVRSIPDGTEKGDFIALDLGGSNFRILRVKVSHEKKQTVQMESEVYDTPEDIIHGSGTRLFDHVAECLGDFMEKHDIKDKRLPVGFTFSFPCQQSKLDEGYLITWTKRFKASGVEGMDVVQLLNKAIEKRGDYEADIMAVVNDTVGTMMTCGFDDQRCEVGIIIGTGTNACYMEELRHIDLVEGDEGRMCVNTEWGAFGDDGRLEDLRTEFDREIDRGSLNPGNQLFEKMVSGMYMGELVRLILVKMAREGLLFEGRITPELLTKGTFETKHVSAIEKSKEGLSKAKDILSRLGVEPSAEDCVAVQHVCAIVSHRSANLVAAALAGILMRLKENKGVTRLRTTVGIDGSLYKMHPQYARRLHKTVRRLVPDCDVRFLLSESGSGKGAAMVTAVAYRLADQTRQIAKTLAEFRLTTEQLLEVKKRMRIEIQNGLSKSTQEAATVKMLPTFVRRTPDGSENGDFLALDLGGTNFRVLMVKIRSGKKRSVEMHNKIYAIPLEVMQGTGEELFDHIVHCISDFLDYMGMKNARLPLGFTFSFPCRQTSLDAGILVTWTKGFKATDCEGEDVVGLLREAIKRREEFDLDVVAIVNDTVGTMMTCAYEEPTCEVGLIAGTGSNACYMEEMRNIEMVEGDEGRMCVNMEWGAFGDNGCLDDFRTEYDNTVDELSLNPGKQRYEKMCSGMYLGEIVRNILIDMTKKGFLFRGQISETLKTRGIFETKFLSQIESDRLALLQVRSILQHLGLDSTCDDSIIVKEVCGTVSRRAAQLCGAGMAAVVDKIRENRGLEHLNITVGVDGTLYKLHPHFSRIMHQTVCELAPQCTVNFLLSEDGSGKGAALITAVGCRIREELNSK